catcacacggaaaaccgatcaaaatattttttataattacttgatttgaaaaaattacaagattcatttgttggggctccagtagaaacaagtgcagaaaatcgtctttgcaacctgaccgtgcaaaaaagaaaaagaaaaaaaaaatggaccggcaaacacgaatgataaagaaaaccggagtggcgctgtttatctaatcggtcttttaaaaaacgtttcaaaatgaaattttgtttacatcagaagagaacatacaacttgcttattgaagtacaacataagtgaaatgaaatatccgtggccaacacgcgtgaccttttggtactatatatatacatgcgggaaattcgatctcagcgttcatataacgtacacattcggtccgcagcagagtattcttaaaatactgagactgtttagcagagaatatgtgtcgtgtaattcactttgacgcattgtattttatagaattccgtcaaagaatgaggaaacatcacaaagtatctgccgtgtatacggtaccggtcacgtgcgttggcttttagactagttacgcacacggtgtcaatgccttacaagtattttctcggaaaaacatcgaaatttaaacaaagtaacgatcacacataacactgaataactgtcttcattgtatggaaacacgcggtgaccggtaactcagttttaatgcatgacatgcttatttctttactctatcatgttttacaaaatatgtaatattgggaatgcggtgggtggggtagtgccgatgtcaggattttcgtttcggaccgattgagttatcaaaatttccggagccctgattggcataatatctttgttccttttgtaaactggccagatcccatcatgggttcttgAGTTATGGCGCTGTaaggggccaaaatttgctattttggcttttgcagcttgtatggtttgatttgatacaaacttgaaaaatatctttaacaacaataaatcttggattccatgatgaatctgtcagatccagttaaatgttccagagttacggcccctgattgacccctgaatgagccaaaatttactaatttttaccttgtgaacacaatagaagtgacatttggtatttgattttaaccacacttacacacaatttGAGTCACAATATTAAGATcacgattcctttcgaaaacttgctTGATTTCATTCTTGGTTCTAGAGTTACCGTCCCTGGAAGGGGCaaaattttcatccgatcttcaccagacttgctgaaaaatgtttttggttataatatctcggccaaatcCGATAAACACCCAAACCATACACTCTTgcgttatggccattgaattactggaAGAACTGCAAATTTTGTCTTGTCAGCCCTCTaaatcgaacagttttcatctgatcttcaccaaacttgatgacaatgtttttaggcataatatctcagccaagtttgataaccaccaaaattgccccaggcactcttggataatGTCCCTTGAATTTacttaactgaatatttagacgggcatattttgtgacagtctggcactcttgttttaataTCCACCTGTTTAGAAGTGATAGCAGATATACTCATGAGACTGACTACCAACTGAAGAATTAATGTACTCTATAATGCCTGGTGCCTGTTCTCTTCTATTTATGGAAATGTGAGTTTACATTATTATGTCTATTGAAATGCTGGTGTTTTAtcttaaaataactttttcagGTTCATACTTTGCTGTGAATGCGTCATATTCTCATCAGTACACAGATCTAAGACGTCCACATGGTGCATTGAGGTCATCAATGACATTTTCTCAGCCCACGTCAATGACTTTACCAACAGCGCCCCCTCTGCTATTTCCACCAGTAAATGTGAACTTTGGTCAACCTTTGCACCCAATATCCACCCCTGTGGGTATATCAGTGATACAAACCAGTCAGTACAGGCCAATGAATCTGTCCCATAATGCAACAACAGGAACAGGAAGTCAGTCTGTAGTGAGGCAGATTACACAGACTGGTTCTCAACCTCAACCAAGTTCTTCTCAAAACTTGAGCAATAATTCCGGATCCAGTCAGTTTGCTTCCAGTTCTAATGGGAGCTTGACAAATCCTGCACAGCCAGGTCCTAGTGGATCTGTGGGTACCAGTAATTCCACACATTATATGCAAAATATTCTCAATATGCCATCAAGTGATATCACAgcaaaaaggaaaattttgctGTCCAAAAGAAAACAGCTACTTTCATGTTCAAGACGAATACTGCCAAAGCCGGTGGCTGTTCGAAATGTTACTGGCTTAGCATCATCACCTTTTGGGACTGCCTTTGAAACAGAGGAAATAGAAAGGCCAAAAGCCAGAGTGTTCTTTGCCCGAGTGTTAGTCGGTAAATACACCACGGGTAATCCAAAACTGAGGAAGCCACCTCCTCTGTATATGAACAGCGACCAGTTTGGTAAATGTTACGATTCATGTGTTGACAATGAAGCTGACCCAAAGATCTTTGTGATATTTGACAGCACACAAGCCTATCCAGAGTATCTAGTTGAATATACATATAGTGAAGACAAGCTCTTTTAGAGTGTGAATTTATACTTAGTGAAATGATATATAGAGAGGCTAACTTAGAGTGAACAGAATGGTTGAATATTTTGATAGGGAAAACTAGATGTTTCAGTGTGAATACCTGGTAAATACAAGCTGGTTTAGAGTGACAGATTGCCTATTTGAATGTTTTGATATTGAAAAGGTTTTTAAAAGTGTAAATGCCTGGTGAAATAAACACATGACAAGCTCTTTAGAGTGAACAGAATGGAATTAACttataaattttgttgaataTACATTGTCAAGTATTTATATTgaatgcaaagttatttaaaCAGAATAATTCATGGAATAAATGCTTTGTGATGACAGatttatatactgtaaaagcatgtatttttgctgggtcaaaatttcatgAGTATGGTCGCGAATCGTGAATCTGTAAAAATGGTATCCCACTGGAATTGGAATTATTAAAcccttgcgaaaatttctgcttttatagTAAAGAGAACAGAGGTTTCCTTGAAAGGAATTTTCGTGCGTTTTAGCACACCATATTCACAAATGACCCCCAGAATAATTCTGAACATGTCATTGATGACACAAATGAACTTCTAACCAAttcagtgagaggcaagtgatttgaagtcagcgactttaaccactcggccatggaagTGCCATGCTATTTAAGTACATTTTACTTCAACATTATAGTGATATGCAGGGTTACAAAATTAGAAAGGCAACACTTGGTATTTTTTGAGTGTTATTTTCCAACTATAAGTAGAATGTATGTCTTTTCGTTAATTTTAACTACtaataattgtgttttttttgctGATTTAAGATAGTGGGCCCGTAATGGCAATTTCAGTGTGGTTATGCAATCACATTAAGCAATGTGGAGACAAAATTGCATATGGAAAACATGAAATTTGCTGATTGTCGTCACCAGTCCATTACCTTAAACATTGAATCAGCTGCGcaacgagaaaaccaacatagtgcaattgtgaccagcatggatccagacaagcctgctcatccacacagtctggtcaggatccatactgttcgctttcaaaccctattgtaattagagaaaccgtttgtgaacagtatggatcctgaccagactacgcagatgcgcaggctggtctggatccatgctggtcgcaaatgcactatgttgattttctcatgatgtggctcaattatcatttcaaaagtggtttatttgaaaaaaggcaaaaaaaatttatttttttctagtgGTATATTcagaattaaataattattacCAGTCTTTGTTGTTCAGCTTGCAGGGCATGTATAGCTtcaaatattacatgtatttcttgAGTCGGTCTTTTATTTCTCATGTTGAGTAGATTTTAGCGCACTTGAAAATGTCAAATAACCTGTATAGAAATAGCATATGTTACACAagtaaaaatgaaaggaaaaaactgCTCGGTCACAGTGTCAGTAAACAGATGTTTTCTTTATAGCCTAGTAATAGATCCTTACCTGCCATATTGCAGCAAACAATGCTATTACGAatgtaacatatttatttattctgttcCATTATGTAAGGTAGTAGATCAGCAATTGAGAAGCAGCATTTTTTCTTTGGTTTCATATTTTCTGTATGCGATTTCCGCATTTCCTGGTTGTTGTAGAAAAAAAGATCTGTTATAGCCGAAATTTTGCAGAAATTGTGTATGTAGAATTATTTAGTTACTCAGAAATGCCTGAGTTTATTATGCGTTCACTACCTTAAATTGAAAGAAGGAAGACAAAAGTAAGAAGAGTAAAAAGAGTAAAAAATTCtgcaaaagaaatgttatttgtttcagGAAGGTTATTGTTATATGaaatatgggttttttttaagtatttgttaCTACCATAGCTTGAATGTATATTGATTAGAGTCTGaatttaaatttctattttgtgcttaattttatgtttgttgtatttagCATGTTTAGTGTACATAATCAGAAATAATTTAGTTTTGCCTCTTCAGATGTGCTAGATTGTTATTTAGAGTTACTTGTTTTGTGAGACATGTCTTTATAAAATTGTTGATATACTTAAATACCTTGTGCTAgatgttttctgttaaaatgataaaCCCACAGTACCATATTTTCTTTGCTTGCTGGGTTTAACGCCAGACACACACAGTTATAGTTCTTATGGGAATTTACAAGCTTTTGATGGTTGGGGAACTCCAGATGCCTTtctaggcattatttcatcacaggcaggcaccgGTGTTAAAACCACTGACTTTCTGTAAATcaggtggatggcttcctcacgtgaaagaattctacaccctaagtGTGATTTCCAACTAGCAGCAATGTAGGACGAGGGGTTCATAATCAGTGACCGTATCCACACGGCCACTGATCCCCCATACCgtaattttactgttttaaaaaaaaaggtaaaagttcCTTGTTTAAGGTGGGTAGTCAACGAAAGTCcacacctggaatggatggaacaaatTATTTCCAGCCGAACCCACAGCAGgcatcatatttacctccccagcatcactggcaccagatcagaaagaaaatgcctctgtacatgttataccctacccctaggtattctataagaaccatggtcatgaatgggagagtgcactaacccatttcaatagtacatttctcacctaaaacgcgcagttggTGAAttggtacctagtatattgagcATGCGATAATTTTTCTTCCATCATGCACCAGTCACTTTGTCTCactattccatattgcagagatactccacatattttatgcttttgtcaacgttacagaaaaaacgcgtgaacttccctaatgaacatccggtctagaggtcacagcagtgtgcacatgttaggcgaaatgtaaacaaaacaaaaacagaatgcaaaatattcgcagttttacaatgaaacttgaaatgatgaatattggtatacatctgttctgtttatttaattcattttgcacatttatgctgcatatacacattttagcatacacgtgtagttaaatgacgac
This Mercenaria mercenaria strain notata chromosome 17, MADL_Memer_1, whole genome shotgun sequence DNA region includes the following protein-coding sequences:
- the LOC123535900 gene encoding uncharacterized protein LOC123535900; the encoded protein is MVVEILEDKLDQDYVDYISDMIMKNASEELEQDSASADLDQAEDGSVMRYLKKYEDCPGNWEPMDERDVNRDGYVLVPLETESQDYQNVVLRFFDSMVDHSVEVTAVHRVQNPIQWKYYTVKKSEMLRDSGGFTSVVEGQLFHGTSSSAVEAICRKGFDWRLCGKHGTLYGQGSYFAVNASYSHQYTDLRRPHGALRSSMTFSQPTSMTLPTAPPLLFPPVNVNFGQPLHPISTPVGISVIQTSQYRPMNLSHNATTGTGSQSVVRQITQTGSQPQPSSSQNLSNNSGSSQFASSSNGSLTNPAQPGPSGSVGTSNSTHYMQNILNMPSSDITAKRKILLSKRKQLLSCSRRILPKPVAVRNVTGLASSPFGTAFETEEIERPKARVFFARVLVGKYTTGNPKLRKPPPLYMNSDQFGKCYDSCVDNEADPKIFVIFDSTQAYPEYLVEYTYSEDKLF